ATGTAAACTCCATTATTCATCGTAAAAGCGAACATATTCAGGAACAGCTTTCCAACTTATCTACCTTTACTCAGGAAACTTTTGCCGGAATGAGAGTTTTAAAGGCATATGTACGAGAAGAAACCGTTCGAAAAGATTTTGAACAGCAAAGTGAAGAGTATAAAAAACGTTCTCTGAGTTTGGCAAAGATCCAGGCATTCTTTTATCCAACTGTATTGCTGCTGGCTGGTATGAGCGTGGTGTTAACTGTTTACATAGGCGGCATCGAAGTTAACAATGGCAATATAACACCCGGAAATATTGCGGAGTTCATTGTTTATGTAAACCAGCTCACCTTTCCGATGATGTCACTAGGCTGGGTTACTTCCCTTATACAAAGGGCTGCAGCATCCCAAAAACGAATTAATGAATTCATGAATATTGAACCTGAAATTCAATCAGCTATCAGTCAACAAGTTCAAATTAATGGAAAAATTGAATTTAAAAACGTAAGCTTCACGTACCCTGATACAGGTATTGAAGCATTAAAGGATGTAAGCTTTGTAGCTGAACAAGGTAAGTTTATTGCATTTATAGGACGTACAGGATCGGGCAAATCAACTATTGCCAATTTAATTGCCCGTATGTATGATACGACCGAAGGCATGGTGTTAATAGATGATAAAAGCATTAAAAACTATGAAATTAATAACCTGCGAAACTCAATGGGGTTTGTTCCGCAAGAAGTGTTTTTATTCTCTGATACAATAAGTAATAATATTTCTTTCGGAATACATAATATTGAAAAGGAGCAGGTGTATGACGCTGCAAAGAAAGCTGCTGTTTACAATAACATTCAGGCATTTCCACAAGGCTTTGAAACCACAATTGGCGAACGGGGCATAACACTTTCGGGCGGACAGAAGCAACGTATCTCAATTGCAAGGGCAATAATTAAAGAACCTCAAATTATGATTTTTGATGACTGCCTTTCCGCAGTAGATACAAAGACTGAAGAAGAAATTTTAAGCAATTTGGGACAAATAATGCAAAATAAGACCAGCATTATTATAAGTCACAGGGTTTCATCGATAAAAAATGCCGATAAAATATTTGTTTTAGACCAAGGATCAATCATTGAAAGCGGAAATCATGAGACTTTATTGGACCTAAAAGGCGAATATTATGAATTATATGAAAAACAATTATTAGAAGAAGAGGAGTTATTAGATAATTAGATTACATAGTGTAATTATTTTAGTATAATTAAGAAGTAGCCTTTTAAAATTTGCATTAAACTCATTTTTAAACACACTGATTTTCAAATGATTATTTTTTTTAAAAAAAGTTCAAAAAATACCTATTTTTAATATTTGGAATTTTGAAAATTATTACTTTATATTTACGCCAAGCTAAACTTATTGACACTAACAATGGGAGATTTTGATAACAAAGAGCGCGAAGAAGTATTCTCTAAAAAAGTAAGAGCAGGAAAACGTACTTATTTTTTCGATGTAAAATCGACACGTGCGGGAGATTATTATATTACCGTAACAGAAAGTAAAAAACGCATGGAAGATGGGGTGTTTGTGAAACACAAGATTTTCCTTTACAAAGAAGACTTCGAAAAATTCGCTGAAGGCTTGAATGAGGTGGTTGATTATATCAAATCGAACCAGGATGTTGTTGAAAAACGCTACGAAGCTTACGAAAGCAATGGCGTTCATGACAAAATTGATGACGATTTCTCATTCTAACCCCAAAATATTAAGATTAAGATAAAAAAAGCATGATTAGTACCATGCTTTTTTTATGCCTTTATTTTTTAATGCTTAACCAACAAGATTCAATAATATCCCCTAAAATGATATCTTCATTTAAGTTAATTTCATTGTTATGATGAAAACGAACTAATGCTATTATTGGCCCATATACCAATGACAACAAAGCGGTTAAATGCATTGGCTTTAAATAACCTTGATCTATTCCAACACCTAAAATTTCATAAACCGGAGCAAGTATTCGTTCTCCTTTTCTTTTAGTGGCTTCAACAATAAACGGAGAACTCGAATATTGTTCAATAAATTTAAAAACCTGATCGTTATTTAAATAAAAGTCATAAAGAGCGTGCCAAATCGATGTAAAATTGACTTTATAATCAACTCCTTCATCATAAGCATTTTGCACAACGTCATTAATTCTATGACGAATTTCCAAGAACAGATCATTAATCAACTCTTCTTTACTTTTAAAATACAAATAAATTGTTCCTGAGGCTACCCCTGCCTTTTCCGCTATTAATTTCATAGACGACCCATGAAATCCATTTTCAGTTATTATTTCTAAAGATGCATTTAAAATCGACTGACGTTTATCAGTTATTTGGGTCTTCATTATACATTTATTTGGAACATAAAGATAGAAGTAAATACCAAAAAATGAACAACCATTCATATTTTGTCGAAACAATATTTTTAACGAATTTTAGTTTCTACTCAAACCCAAAACATAACTCTATCATGAAAAAATTATTAACGACAACACCTACATCGAGATTTATTTTCGTTCTTGGATTTTTAATTTCCTTAACAACCTTCGTTCATGCACAGCATTTCCGATCAGGCTATCTCACACTAATAAACAATGATTCAATTCTGAAGCTAGATAGCTCAAAATTTAAGTTAGATAATAGCAAGAAAATCGATCTCAGCAAAAAATCGTCTAAAAAGTTGTTTAACCTGGATCATAATCTTGACCTCAATGAAGCTTTGCAATTAAATCCAAATTGCTCTGAATGTAAAGCAGCATCAAATGAAAAACCTCTTTATATTTTAGACGGGAAGGAGATAGACAATGACACCTTTTCAAAACTGCCGTCGGATAAAATTAAATCCATTTTATTTTACAAAGGAGAAAAAGGTATTTTGTTATATGGCCAAAAGGCCAAAGACGGAGTGATTTGTATCACTACAAATACAGAATAACAAAAACAGAATAATAAGTAATGCCCAATCTATTTATTCAAAAGATTGGG
Above is a window of Solitalea lacus DNA encoding:
- a CDS encoding ABC transporter ATP-binding protein, encoding MGELKYLNKYLFRYRYRLLLGISFVIISNFFGVIPARIIRRAFDLVNENITLYKLFSGFNSQESIYSVFGKTMLIFGLTLLLMAILRGIFLFFMRQTIIVVSRLIEYDLKNDIYNHYQQLSLAFYRRNNTGDLMNRITEDVSRVRMYLGPAIMYTINTIVLFLLVISTMASINLKLTLFSLLPLPLMAVIIYYVNSIIHRKSEHIQEQLSNLSTFTQETFAGMRVLKAYVREETVRKDFEQQSEEYKKRSLSLAKIQAFFYPTVLLLAGMSVVLTVYIGGIEVNNGNITPGNIAEFIVYVNQLTFPMMSLGWVTSLIQRAAASQKRINEFMNIEPEIQSAISQQVQINGKIEFKNVSFTYPDTGIEALKDVSFVAEQGKFIAFIGRTGSGKSTIANLIARMYDTTEGMVLIDDKSIKNYEINNLRNSMGFVPQEVFLFSDTISNNISFGIHNIEKEQVYDAAKKAAVYNNIQAFPQGFETTIGERGITLSGGQKQRISIARAIIKEPQIMIFDDCLSAVDTKTEEEILSNLGQIMQNKTSIIISHRVSSIKNADKIFVLDQGSIIESGNHETLLDLKGEYYELYEKQLLEEEELLDN
- a CDS encoding DUF3276 family protein; this translates as MGDFDNKEREEVFSKKVRAGKRTYFFDVKSTRAGDYYITVTESKKRMEDGVFVKHKIFLYKEDFEKFAEGLNEVVDYIKSNQDVVEKRYEAYESNGVHDKIDDDFSF
- a CDS encoding TetR/AcrR family transcriptional regulator; translation: MKTQITDKRQSILNASLEIITENGFHGSSMKLIAEKAGVASGTIYLYFKSKEELINDLFLEIRHRINDVVQNAYDEGVDYKVNFTSIWHALYDFYLNNDQVFKFIEQYSSSPFIVEATKRKGERILAPVYEILGVGIDQGYLKPMHLTALLSLVYGPIIALVRFHHNNEINLNEDIILGDIIESCWLSIKK